The sequence GCCTTGCGTGAAAGATGCGTTCAGCAGTCAGCCGTCAGCACTCAGCTTCGGAACCGGAGCGAACGACGTACTGAAGAATCTCAAGTCTCATTCAGAGGCTGAAAGCTGACCGCTGATGGCTGAACGCCACTTGGGGCATTTCACTCACCCTGCGTGAGATGGCCCACCAGACGAGATTGAGCAAGGGTCTCCGTTCCGCTCAATCCTGCTGTTGGTCATGATGGTCTGCTGATGCCGATCAACTCTTCTCGCAGGAATCAAGCCATTTCCTGACCGCCGTCAGGTTCCTTCCTTGTGCCTGAGCACTCTGTGATCTGGCATTGTCGTTGCGCTTTAGTCAGTCGGACAGGAGTCCAACCAGAATGGAAAGAACGGAAGATTGGGTGAGCAGGAAAGGAGGTGTCGCATGACGGCACTGAAAAACAATGTGAGACAATCCGGAGCCTACGCCGGCCTGATTACGCTCCTTTTCGTGGTTGTCTGGACGCTGGCGACCATCTTCGCCAAGCAGGTCCTCGCGGCGGACAACGTCAGCACGACGAAGCACAACCTGAGCGCGAACGCCGTGGCCTACGGGATCACGAACTACGGTGAAATCTGCGTGTACTGCCACACGCCCCACAACGGCAACACGACGGCCAAGCCTCTGTGGAACAAGAACCTGCCGGCCGGACCGTTCACCATGTACAACAACGGCTGGAGCTCCACGGTCGACGAAACCGTGGACGCTTCACCGGGCGGCGTCTCCGCGGCCTGCCTCGGTTGCCATGACGGTTCGATCGGACTGGACACGATGGTAAACCGTCCGGGATCGAGCGGATGGGCGGCGCCGACGAACGCCCTCATCGCCAACGGCGCGAGTGCGGACTACCAGCCCCGGCTGGGGACGGACATGCGGAACGACCACCCGGTCTCCATCACCTATCGCACGGTCGATATCACCGGATTCAAGGCGGCCCCCGCCAGCGCGAAGCTTTACAGCAACAAAGTCGAGTGTGGCTCGTGTCACAACCCACACGAAGACACGAACGCTACGTTCCTGCGCATCTCCAACGCGGCCTCAGCGCTATGCCTGGATTGCCATAACAAGTAGCCTCGCCTAGCCAGGAACGAAAAAACGTCAAGGGCCGGGATAGCCGCTGAGGTTTTCCCGGCCCTTTTTCTCGAAAGGGCGGGAGGGCGACAACGGGCCATGGAACGGTCTGGCAGAATCAATGCCCTACACCATCAAAAAAGACTGAAATGACGACGGTCATACTTTGGACCTCGGCGGTCATGATATCAGCGAGGGGGCGGTTGGACATGGTTCTTAGGAAAGGGTTCTTCACGGCAATGGCCTTCCTCTTGGCTTCGTGCGCCGGCAATCGGGTATTGGGGCCACGACCCCTGCTTGTATGGCCCCTCCCTCCCGACCCGCCGCGCATCCGATACGTCCGCAGTCTGGCCACATCCGCCGACCTGAACGATTCCCCCACGTTCGTGGAGCGGATCAAACAGCTCCTCGTCGGCGTCAGGGCCGTTCCCGTTTTCACGAAACCTTTCGGCGTCTGCTCCGGAAAAGGCAGGATCTTCGCCACCGACCCCTCCGAAGGGCGCGTGGT comes from Nitrospirota bacterium and encodes:
- a CDS encoding cytochrome c3 family protein codes for the protein MTALKNNVRQSGAYAGLITLLFVVVWTLATIFAKQVLAADNVSTTKHNLSANAVAYGITNYGEICVYCHTPHNGNTTAKPLWNKNLPAGPFTMYNNGWSSTVDETVDASPGGVSAACLGCHDGSIGLDTMVNRPGSSGWAAPTNALIANGASADYQPRLGTDMRNDHPVSITYRTVDITGFKAAPASAKLYSNKVECGSCHNPHEDTNATFLRISNAASALCLDCHNK